The genomic region AAGGTATGTTGGATCACGTTGGAAGGAGCACACCAAGCTCTTAATGGTGCGGGAGTGGGAGGCAGGCAAGACTCAGGGCCATCGCTCCGGGCACCGGGCTGCCTGGGGACGACAGGGGGCGAAGGGGGTAGGCCGCAGGGGCTAAGCGGAACCGCCCTTCGCCCACCCTCCCGGTGCCACACCCTGCTGTACCCAGCCGCTCCCGCACCCCCGACTCTGGACACGCTCCGAGCTGGGGCGAGGCTGGGAAAGGCAGTGGAAGGGGGCCGGTGGGGAGCCCACACCCTACTCCCCAACGCCAAcgagggcggggcggggaggctTGGGGCGCAGGGGATTCACAGGGCGGCgatagggagggaggggagcggtGGGGCGGGAAGGCGCGCAGAGAGGCAGGCGGGCGGACCGGGGCGCAGTGGGGTCTGCAGCGCGCGGGGGGCACGAGGCCCCCGGTTCCCCTGCACCCGCCGGAGACGAGGCCGGATCGGTCCCTTAATCCGGGACAGGGTGAGAGACGGACGCGCCCCCCAGCTGCTCGGCCGCGGCGCACGACAATCCTGATTGGCCCCGGCACGGACCCGCCCACCCTGACGCCACAGAGCCCGTCCCCCAAGGAGGAGCCCCTCCAGCAGCAAGCCGTAGCCCCGTGCGCCGCAGCTCTTACTGTACCTCTGGGTCCGCGTGGACCCGGCGCCTGGGCCGCAAGCCGGGCCCGCGGCGGACAGGCTCAGCCGGAGTCACCGTGCACCGCGGTTGATAccgtctccccacccccacccccaagccggCTTCTCCGGTCTGGACCACCCAGATCCTCCGGGGCCCGTCAACCCGACCAGGAGACCGAGACTCCGTAAGGGACGCCTCAGCGCCTGGATTCGAACCCGCGTGCACTCGGCGCAGTCGGGGGCCCTCAAGTGGACCCCTCCGCAGCTCCCAGGCACTGCCGCCAGGGGGCCCTCGTCCCACGCCGCAGAGTCACGACGCTCCGGCCCCGGCACCGGGTCCTAGCACCACCGGGTCCCCTGGTCCTCCCACTCACGTACAACACAGAGCAAGCTACGAAGGTGCGAGCTGCACGCCAGGTCACCTCCCCGAGGATCCCACCCCAGCTTCCCCACCTCAGTGAAAATGTCACCCCCACCCACCAGTGACTCAGGCACACCCCTCGCAGCCTACCCTACACCAACACTAGAGCATGCCTGTCCCCCCCCCGCTTCACCTGTCTCCAGCCCCACTGCCACCCTACAGCCAGCCCCTCAGAGTCTCCTTGCTGGGGGGTCTAACAAAACGGCAGCACATCTTGTTTAAAACCCTGCAGCCTCAGAATCAGAAGTGGAGTGGTCGGTGCCaggctggaggggatgggggaacaGGGACAGTACCTAGAGGGAACAGAACTTCTCCTGGGGTGGTGAAGTTCTGCGGATGacggtggtgatggctgcacccCTTTCCAGCGAGAGTGCCGCGGGATCTTCGTGGGGTAGTTTCCCCTTGCCTAGAGTGCTTTTCCCAACCTGCACAGGTGCCTCACCCCTGCTGACCCCTAGTTCAACTAGCACTTCCCAGATTCTCCACCCAGAGAGGCAGCGTGGTGACAGGTTTAAGGGAGGGCCCCGGGTAGGGCGGCCAGGACAAATCCTAGCTCTGGTGCTCCCCAGCTCTGGAATCAGGTGCCCGCTTCCCCATCTGAGAATGGGGATGACAAACAGGAAACTCCTTTAGATTTTTGgcagaaaagaatgggttcacgCTGGTAACGCACTTAGGCCTAGCACCAAACAAGGCAAGTGCCCACCGCTCAGCTTTGAATGTGTTTTGGAGACATTCCTCTGCTCCCTCCAACCAGGGTGGAGCACGTGGCTGTCTTCCAGGAGCTGCTCTGTCACCTGCTGGGCCTAGAAGTCCCTGCACCCCACGGGCATGTGGCCTGAGACCCAGTCCCCTGGTACCCCTGCAGGTGGCCTTTCCTGAGTCTTGCCTTACGGTGCCGGTTCTCCCCAGGCTGCTCACCCTCAAACACAGCCAGGATCCGTGGCCATTTTTGTCACTTTGGGCCTGGAGACGCTTCCTGTAGTGTGCTCTGTGGCAAAGGCAAGGGGAAGGGTGGCCAAGCCACACACCACGGCATCCTGGGACACTCGCCTTCAACCTCCTATTCCAAGGACTACAGCCATGAGAAAGGGGGGAGGTGCTGCCCAGGACACGATGAGGGAGAAAGTCAACCCCAGATCTGGGGCTACACCAACCCCTGCCATCCGACTCCCATGTCACGACTGTCCTCAGGACCTGCACAGCTCCTCAGAGCCCACCTGCCCCACAGCTATCCTTCCCAGAGAACCCAACAGCCCACGCTCCCTACGTGGGGACCCCGCTGCCAGGACCGAGGGGACATGGAAGGCTGCGGGATGACACTAACGGGAAAATAGTTGCAGGGCTCAGGACACTGGTGACCCCCAAGCTGCCCACCAGCACCAGGCAGGGTCACCTCCAGCTGTGCAAACACCAGGGTGCAAGGGCGATCATCGTGCCCACCTGGGAGTAAGGTCAGGAGAAGGGGTTGTTCAGAAAAAACACCCCAGGAAGCTGAGCCTTGATTATCCCAAGAGCTCAAAGAAGTAGGGCTGCGGGCTGGGCGAGCAGCAGTGGCCAGGGTCAGCTCAGGGGCCCTGGCCACTGCTTCCTGCATTCACAGCCAGGCGAGCTGGGGTCCTGAGGCCGGCGCGGATGCCCCCTGAAGGCTGGGAAGGAGCACCCGGCACTATGGCCCTGGCCCCCCACTCTGCCTACCCAACTCAAGGGTGCAGAGAGTGAGCCCCTGGGACATCCTCATGCAGTAGCCCTCCGAACCCTCCGCACTGCCCACCCGAGGCCCCTCCTACACCcagctcctccagccccagctaACTTGCCTGCACAGCCAGTTCTCTCCTTGCTTAAAATCGCAAGACGTACCCTTTCCCCTCGGTCCCCTGACACGTGAACTTCTGAAGCTAACTGCACTCTGTCCCCAAGCCCCTTCCGGTCCACTTCCCAACCTACAGCCCAGGacttccccacccaccctccaatCATTTCCAACCAGCACCTCTGCCTGCGGGTCTGCAGGCCTCAGACACATCTGTGCCACAGACAGGGGCCTCCAGAGAGCTGGGATGAGCCAGAATCCAGCCACTCCCactcccaacccccctcccccccccccacccagacaGCCACCAAGGTGACGGCGCCCTGCTTTGAAGCAACACTCGGAGACCAGACAAGTCCCTGCTGGGCGCATGTTTATCCAGCTGCCTCCTGAGCGGAGGCCTCCACCTGGGGCAGGGCGCCCACTCGCTCCCTGGAGACCAGCTCCTCCACGGCTCAGCCCTGACCGCGTCCAGCTAAGGCTGGGCATCCTTTCCGGCTGTGGTCCTTGGTCACTGCCTGGCCTCCTCCGCCTGCCACACCAACTCGCCCGAGATGTAGGTGGCCCGCACGTGGAGAGAGTCATCGAGCACCACGAAGTCTGGGTCAGAGGCGGGTGGTGAGGTGGCggcaggggtgggtgggcccaccaccaccccaacccccagccaGCTTCCAGGAGCTTCATCACCCCTAAGAGAAGCTctgttcccctccccacccctgcccaggagctggtggggaaactgaagccTGCAACATGATTTGGGCAGGGCACCCCAACCCATCGCAGGCTGGCCAAAGTCCTGGAGCCAGTATTCCTGGCAGTAGGGTACAAAGGACAAAGGCCCCGGCAGCTCCTCAGCCGGCCTTGTTTCATACACCAGAAAGCCGGGCCTGATCGGAAAACGGGCCCGGGCTGAGGCTGGTGGTGGGCAAGGCCACCTGGGCATAGGGAAGATTCCACCTGCCCTGGCACTGTCCCAAGTCCCCCGGAGCTCCCAAGTCTTCAGTGGCCTGGGTGCCCACATCAGGCCCTGACCTGCATCGGCCCCGAAGTCCAGGGTGCCCTTGCGCTTCTCCAGTCCCAGCAGCTGAGCGGGGTGCAGGGACGCAGCCTCCAGGGCCAACTCCACACTGCAGCCTGCTCAGGGGACATAACTGGGTAACCATCCCCCATCCCAGCTCggccagcagcccctcccccaccccacagccccaaGCTCCAAGGCCTAGGAACTAGAGAGGGGAGACATCCCAGGCCTCTGCAGCAGGGAGACAAGGCTCcacctcccccctacccccagtCTGAGGACATTACTGGGGACCCTTTTCCTGCTCTCTCACCCATCCCAGACCGGCAGGCCTCCCGTCCTCACGGACACTCTGGACCCAAAGGCCTGCAGGCCCCTCCTCCTTCAGGGTCCCAGGTAGAGCAACCCCACAAAGAAGCAGTAGCCTGAGCCATTGATAAAGCCACCTGGTCTTGCCTTTCTATCCCTGCTACCCCTCGAGAGATCACACAACTAAACCCCATTCTTTCTGTTCCCCACATCACCCCCCCAGCTGCCAGGCCAAAGCCATTTCCCGCCTCCTGGCTTGTCTCCCTGCTGCTCTAAACAGCACGCTGAGCCCCGATACCTCCAGGTgacaccccagccccagggcacTACGAAGAATCCCATAGGGCCTGGCCAACCACAGCCTCTGCCAGACACACCTTCCCACCTCACCAACAACAGGCCCAGCCCCTTAAGAAGCCTGGAGCATAGCTCTGACCCCCACCTCATCTCCCTAGCTCTGGACCCGTGAAGTCCTGCGAGCCCACAGGGTCCAAGACCAAGGCCCTTGCTGCGGGTAAGGTGTGGTCCATTCCCCTCGCGGGTGCCATGGCTTCACTTCCATCACCCCGGGTCCCAGTCTGCCAGGAGCTCCCTGCGGGGGGACCTCAGCCACATTCCTGGTGCTTGTCCCCTGGGAACTCCGCCAGATGAAGGATGTGGGTACGAGACTCTCGGtgcttccctcccacctctcccagaCATAGCCTCTACCctctgtgcacatgcacacacacatgtgcgcacacacccCCCACGCCAGCCGCACTGACCTGTGGCCTGCAGAAAGTGCCGGACACACACGTCCATCGGGGCTATGCTGCCACTCAGCGTCTTGGTGCCTTCAGAGCAGAGAGGGCAGGCTCTGGGGGACCAGAGGCCACCAGGCacgtggtggggggtgggcagtgggctgggggggggACAGCAGGCTGGTGGGGAACACCCAGATTCCTGCATCCCACAAGAGGCCAAGGGGCTGTTCTTGTGGGGGCAGTTGGCGGGGACGAGAGGATCGCTCACCTGCCACATAGGCTGTCAGCCCATCTACCTCCACCTCCTGCTGCCCCAGTGTGTGACGGCCGTTGCCCAAGCCTAAGGCAGGAACGGCGTCGGTGACCAACACCAGCCCTGTGGGAGGAAGGGACCTTAGACCTACCCCGCGGTGGCGTCCCCGCTGCCCCTGGCCTGCCCCGCCACTCACCGTGGGGATGGGCCCGGTGGGCAATGCGCAGGGCAGCAGGGTTGGTGTGCGTGCCATCAGCGATCATCCCGTAGAAGATGTGGCGGCCTGGTGGCAGCCGGTCACTGGTCAGGAGCCCCACGATCCCTGGGTCACGGTGGTGGAACTGGGCAGGGTTAGGAGGGGGCAGCTGAGCGATGGCAGGAGCCCTTGCACCCGCCCGCGGGACTTGGGGGGGTTACTCACAGGCAGCATGGCATTGAAGAGGTGGGTGATGAAGGTGGCCCCACACTGCACAGCTTCCTCCGCGGCCTGCAGGTCGGCCACCGAGTGTCCTGCATGGGGGACCTGGAATCAAACTACGCACCCAGCCCAGTACCCCCATGAGGGCCCAACCCTGGGGGCAGCCCCCCTCACCTAGGGACACACAGATGCCACGGGCCGCCAGTGCCCGTATCACCTCTCGGCTCCGGCCCAGCTCGGGGGCCAGCGTCACAATGCGGACGTTGTCCAGGGGCCCGTAGGTGGCCAGCACATCGTGGAAGGCGTTGGCCTCAAAGGAGCGCAGGTGGGCTTCGGGGTGTGCACCTCGCTTCTCCCGGCTGATAAATGGGCCCTCCAGGTGCacccctgggaggaggggagtggaTGGCTCCAGCACGCCTcctgccctgcagcccccaccctggcccctgtCACCTGCCCGACCTCCCTCCCCagttggagggggaggggctgccaaCAGGTCCCCAAGGAGCctcccagggtgggggcagggagaggggtcaGCCACTCACCGAGGACCCCTGCCCCATGGGGACCACCACTCTTCACAGGGATCTGAGGAAGGACCTGGGGGGAACCAGCTGTTAAAGCCCTGCCCCCTACGGCCCAGTGCCCAGAGGTCACAGCCCAGCCAACGTCAGAGATCAGCCGCCGATAGCCTTCCCTCAGGTACTAGAAGGGAGTCAAAGGCCCCCAAACGTGGTCAGGGAAAGCACAGCACTGGGAACCATGAGGATGTGGAGGAGCCGTGGGGGATGCACGGCCAGCTGCCTGCAAGGACCAGCACAGGAGGAAAGAGCTCCTGCGCAGAGGGCAGGCACATGGACAGAAGGCAACCCCGCTGCCCTGGCCCGTCCAAGTGGCCCCAGTCCAGGCAGCAGCTGGGACACAGTGGGTGGCATGCTCAGAGGGTCTGGACCCGGAGAGGCTGACCAGCCCGGCCTCTTGGGCTGCAGTACCAGAAGCaaggccagaggcaggaggagggcgTGCACTCCAGGCAGAGTGAGTGCAGAAGCAGGGGCTCAGTGGCCAGAGAGCTCGGTGCAGACGGGGCTGGGGGCTCGGGCATCAACGGCATGGCCACGCCGTGCCCGAGCTCAACACCATCGGGAAGGTCACTTGTGCGTAACAGGCGCTCACGTGACCCACCTCGGaagcagacaggcaggcaggcgtCCCAGCCCATACCTCCCTCAGGAAGGAACGTGGAGAAGGGAGTGGACGGGGAGCCCCGCAGGACAGCAGAGTCCATGGGCTGAGCTGCTGGACGAACACGCCAGCCTGCAGAGCTCCCCCGCCCCAGACAGCATAAAGGGATTCGGAGGCGGCTGAAACCTCATGTGACGCGCAAGACGGGAGAAGAGCAGAACCGTCCGGGGAGGCTGAGGAGCGACGCTGGGCAGACGCGGGCAGGCGCACGTGGGGGACACGGCCAGCACACAGACGCCGCGCTGCAGGCCTTGGCCATGCCTGGTGGCTTGAGAAGTAGGGGGACCACAACCGACATGTCACTGAAGAGCAGCAGCGTCCCCACATGGGCCCGGCAAGCACCTGGAGAAGTAAACCAGGAGGTCTCCAGGAGAGAGGTGGGTCGAGGCGCACACACCCAGCAATTAAGTGGAAGTTTATGCTCTTGACACGCTCAGCATGAAGCCAGTGAGGCCTGTTCTCGCTGAGCATGGACCTCGACTACGGGTGCCCCCAGGAAGCCTCCACAGGCTTGGGGCTCCCAGCAGCCTGCTGGTGCCTATCTCAAACAGAGCCGATAACCAAAGCTCAGCAGCAGCTCGGGGAAGCCTCCAAGGACACACGGGACAGACGGGGCAGGGCCGGTGGGCACAGGAGGACACGTAAGGAGAGGTCTTGCACCCATGAGACGAGAATGGAGCATCAGCAGGAAACATtctgagaaagaaagcaagctctTCCAAGTTAAAGCTACGTGAGCGGTGAAGCAAAAAACCCAAGAGAAGAACCGCAGGGTAACAACGGAGGAAACagcaaaaaagcagaatcagaggAAGAATTAGAGAATCCATCCAGGAGGCCCAGCAGCGGAATGATGGCTCCCAGAAGGAGACTACAGAGAAACACGGTAGAAAATCACGAAGAAGTTATTCAAGACAAACACCAAAAACCAGACTTGAGACAGCTAGGCCGTGCTGCGGACCAGCACTACAGATGAcctccccccaggccccacccatgTCCCCCTCAGGTTTCAGAACCCAGGGCCAAAAGGAAGGTTCCACAAGCCTCCAGAGGGAAGAAATCAGTCACGCACAAAGTATCAGAGGTCGGGTGGCTTCTGACTTCTCAGCAGCAACCCTGGCAGTTAAAAGACAACACAGCGATGCCTTTAAAATTCTAGAGCAAAGTCACTTCTAACATACAACTGGaacccaaggggcgcctgggtggctcagatggttaagcgtctgccttcagctcaggtcatgatcccaggatcctgggatcaagccccgaatcgggctccctgctcagcagcgagtctgcttctccccctccctctgcttctccccctgctcatgtgctctctgtgtctcgaatgaataaaaaaaaatctttaaaaaaaaaaaaaagaactgaaactcAATAAAGAGAGCAAAAacaggggtatctgggtggctcagtcggttaagcgtctgactcttgatttcggcccaggtcatggtcttgagatcgtgagatggagccccatgtcgggctccacgctcagcggggagtctgcttggggttctttccctctccctctccctcacttgctctctaaaataaataaatcttggggctccggggtggctcagtcgttaagcgtctgccttcggctcaggtcatgatcccagggtcctgggatcgagtcccacatcgggctccctgctcggcgggaagcctgattctccctctcccactccccctgcttgtgttccctctctcgctgtgtctctgtcaaagaaataaattaagttaaataaataaatctaaaaagaaagagagcatgtgtaAACACATTCTCATTCCTTCAAGATC from Halichoerus grypus chromosome 6, mHalGry1.hap1.1, whole genome shotgun sequence harbors:
- the AMDHD2 gene encoding N-acetylglucosamine-6-phosphate deacetylase isoform X1 — its product is MRGGQDEVRAPVLQFTNCRILRGRALLREDLWVREGRIVDPEKLFFEERRVADEQRDCGGCILAPGFIDVQINGGFGVDFSQATEDVGSGVALVARRILSHGVTSFCPTLVTSPPEVYHKVLAGPMWGRCCSSVTCRLWSPYFSSHQAWPRPAARRLCAGRVPHVRLPASAQRRSSASPDGSALLPSCASHEVSAASESLYAVWGGGALQAGVFVQQLSPWTLLSCGAPRPLPSPRSFLREVWAGTPACLSASEVLPQIPVKSGGPHGAGVLGVHLEGPFISREKRGAHPEAHLRSFEANAFHDVLATYGPLDNVRIVTLAPELGRSREVIRALAARGICVSLGHSVADLQAAEEAVQCGATFITHLFNAMLPFHHRDPGIVGLLTSDRLPPGRHIFYGMIADGTHTNPAALRIAHRAHPHGLVLVTDAVPALGLGNGRHTLGQQEVEVDGLTAYVAGTKTLSGSIAPMDVCVRHFLQATGCSVELALEAASLHPAQLLGLEKRKGTLDFGADADFVVLDDSLHVRATYISGELVWQAEEARQ
- the AMDHD2 gene encoding N-acetylglucosamine-6-phosphate deacetylase isoform X2; this translates as MRGGQDEVRAPVLQFTNCRILRGRALLREDLWVREGRIVDPEKLFFEERRVADEQRDCGGCILAPGFIDVQINGGFGVDFSQATEDVGSGVALVARRILSHGVTSFCPTLVTSPPEVYHKVLPQIPVKSGGPHGAGVLGVHLEGPFISREKRGAHPEAHLRSFEANAFHDVLATYGPLDNVRIVTLAPELGRSREVIRALAARGICVSLGHSVADLQAAEEAVQCGATFITHLFNAMLPFHHRDPGIVGLLTSDRLPPGRHIFYGMIADGTHTNPAALRIAHRAHPHGLVLVTDAVPALGLGNGRHTLGQQEVEVDGLTAYVAGTKTLSGSIAPMDVCVRHFLQATGCSVELALEAASLHPAQLLGLEKRKGTLDFGADADFVVLDDSLHVRATYISGELVWQAEEARQ